A single Acidobacteriota bacterium DNA region contains:
- a CDS encoding Gfo/Idh/MocA family oxidoreductase: protein MGMVGGGPGAFIGDVHRRAALLDGGVELVAGAFASDLERSREKGRELLLDPARVYRSLDEMIERERRLPAGERVDFVSIVTPNHLHFPMASALLEAGIHVVCDKPMTFDVDEARRLKEIVERSGCVFALTHNYTGYPMVKLARDLVRKGELGPVRKIVAEYPQGWLATPLERTGMKQADWRTDPARSGAAGCIGDIGTHAENLAEYVTGLRVTELAADLTIFVDGRRLDDDGNVLVRFEGGARGVLFASQVSVGEENGLALRVYGERRGLRWRQETPNTLQLTSLDGPEETWSRGNGYIGEMSPAAARATRLPAGHPEAFFEAFANIYANACDTIRARVLGGEPDPLALDFPNVDDGLRGMLFIETVVASAGSSEKWTSMPAG from the coding sequence ATGGGAATGGTCGGAGGCGGCCCGGGCGCCTTCATCGGGGACGTCCACCGGCGCGCGGCGCTGCTGGACGGCGGCGTGGAGCTGGTCGCCGGGGCGTTCGCTTCCGATCTCGAGCGATCGCGGGAGAAGGGGCGCGAGCTGCTCCTCGATCCGGCGCGAGTCTACCGTTCGCTGGACGAGATGATCGAGCGTGAGCGGAGGCTGCCGGCGGGGGAGCGGGTCGACTTCGTCTCGATCGTCACCCCCAACCACCTGCACTTCCCGATGGCGAGCGCGTTGCTCGAGGCGGGCATCCACGTCGTCTGCGACAAGCCGATGACGTTCGACGTCGACGAGGCGCGGCGTCTCAAGGAGATCGTCGAGCGATCCGGCTGCGTGTTCGCGCTGACCCACAACTACACCGGCTACCCGATGGTGAAGCTGGCCCGCGACCTCGTGCGCAAGGGCGAGCTCGGGCCGGTGCGGAAGATCGTGGCGGAATACCCGCAGGGCTGGCTGGCCACGCCGCTGGAACGGACCGGCATGAAGCAGGCCGACTGGCGCACCGACCCGGCCCGCAGCGGTGCGGCCGGCTGCATCGGCGACATCGGTACGCACGCCGAGAACCTCGCGGAGTACGTCACCGGCCTGCGCGTCACGGAGCTCGCCGCGGACCTGACGATCTTCGTCGACGGCCGGCGGCTCGACGACGACGGCAACGTCCTGGTGCGCTTCGAGGGCGGCGCGCGCGGCGTCCTGTTCGCCAGCCAGGTCTCGGTCGGCGAGGAGAACGGGCTCGCGCTTCGCGTCTACGGCGAGCGGCGCGGCCTCCGCTGGCGGCAGGAGACGCCCAACACGCTGCAGTTGACCTCGCTCGACGGGCCGGAGGAGACCTGGAGCCGCGGCAATGGCTACATCGGCGAGATGAGCCCCGCCGCGGCCCGCGCGACCCGGCTGCCGGCCGGCCACCCGGAGGCGTTCTTCGAGGCGTTCGCGAACATCTACGCCAACGCCTGCGACACCATCCGTGCCCGCGTGCTGGGTGGGGAGCCCGATCCGCTCGCGCTCGACTTCCCGAACGTCGACGACGGCCTGCGCGGCATGCTGTTCATCGAGACGGTAGTGGCGAGCGCGGGTTCGTCCGAGAAATGGACGTCGATGCCGGCGGGATGA
- a CDS encoding sugar phosphate isomerase/epimerase — MARQVTLFTGQWADLPLSDLAAKAAELGYDGLELACWGDHLDVDRAATDTEYCAERKELLAAENLGCWAISHHLAGQLVCDPNDERSDAFAPDDLAGDPEAKRAWAVQTMKNAARAARNLGVPVVCGFTGSSIWHLLYSFPPVSPQAIEAGFERFAALWHPILDVFDDNGVRFALEVHPTEIAFDIVTAARALEAIGRRDAFGFNFDPSHLKWQGVDPVRFIEEFPDRIHHVHMKDAAVTLDGRSGILSSHLGFGEPGRGWDFRSVGRGDVDFEAIIRALNRIAYTGPLSVEWEDSGMDREHGARESCEFVKSIDFAPSSLAFDAAFES; from the coding sequence ATGGCGCGTCAGGTCACGCTCTTCACCGGCCAGTGGGCCGATCTTCCACTCTCGGATCTCGCCGCGAAGGCGGCCGAATTGGGGTACGACGGCTTGGAGCTCGCCTGTTGGGGCGATCACCTGGACGTCGACCGCGCGGCGACCGACACCGAATACTGCGCCGAGCGGAAGGAGCTGCTGGCGGCCGAGAACCTCGGCTGCTGGGCGATCTCCCACCACCTGGCGGGGCAACTCGTCTGCGATCCGAACGACGAGCGCTCGGACGCCTTCGCCCCGGACGACCTCGCGGGCGATCCGGAGGCGAAGCGGGCCTGGGCGGTCCAGACGATGAAGAACGCGGCGCGAGCCGCCCGCAATCTCGGCGTCCCGGTGGTGTGCGGCTTCACCGGCTCGTCCATCTGGCACCTGCTGTACTCCTTCCCCCCGGTCAGCCCGCAGGCCATCGAGGCGGGTTTCGAGCGCTTCGCGGCGCTGTGGCACCCGATCCTGGACGTGTTCGACGACAACGGGGTGCGCTTCGCCCTGGAGGTCCATCCGACCGAGATAGCCTTCGATATCGTCACCGCCGCGCGGGCGCTCGAGGCGATCGGGCGGCGCGACGCCTTCGGCTTCAACTTCGATCCGAGCCATCTGAAGTGGCAGGGGGTCGATCCGGTGCGCTTCATCGAGGAGTTCCCCGACCGCATCCACCACGTCCACATGAAGGACGCGGCGGTCACGCTCGACGGCCGCAGCGGCATCCTCTCGTCGCACCTCGGGTTCGGGGAGCCGGGCCGCGGCTGGGATTTCCGCTCGGTGGGCCGGGGCGACGTCGACTTCGAAGCGATCATCCGCGCCCTGAACCGGATCGCCTACACCGGACCGCTGTCCGTCGAGTGGGAGGATTCCGGCATGGACCGCGAGCACGGCGCCCGCGAGTCGTGCGAGTTCGTCAAGAGCATCGACTTCGCGCCGTCGAGCCTGGCCTTCGACGCGGCGTTCGAGAGCTGA
- a CDS encoding NADP-dependent oxidoreductase encodes MRVDINRQWLLASRPRGTVAEADFRYHEAPCPTIGSGQFLVRTLYVSIDPGLRGWLTRSPEYLSQAIDLYLDALFVTRGQMAVPPRYNAPLSIGSVMCGPGLGQVVESRHPAFAAGDFVSGLLGWQEYCASDGVNEVPVSRFKRVHPLPRYLGVFGNSGMSAYFGMLDVAKPREGETVLVSGAAGATGSIAAQIARFQGCRVIGIAGGPEKRRWLTEALGLDAAIDYKSEDLDARLKELCPDGVNVYFDNVGGRTLEIVLDHMATWGRIALCGTISAYDHGEAPAGPANLARLATRRVRMEGFLAPDYSPRYKEARRQLSAWLATGALKACEDIHEGFENIPRAFLGVFRGANIGKAMVKLADPV; translated from the coding sequence GTGCGGGTGGACATCAATCGCCAGTGGTTGCTCGCTTCCCGGCCGCGGGGCACGGTGGCCGAAGCGGATTTCCGCTACCACGAAGCGCCGTGCCCGACGATCGGCAGCGGGCAGTTCCTGGTACGGACGCTCTACGTGTCCATCGATCCGGGGCTGCGCGGATGGCTGACACGCTCTCCGGAGTATCTCTCTCAGGCCATCGACCTGTACCTGGACGCCCTCTTCGTGACGCGCGGCCAGATGGCCGTTCCTCCCCGGTACAACGCTCCCCTCTCCATCGGATCGGTGATGTGCGGTCCGGGCCTCGGACAGGTGGTCGAGTCGCGCCATCCGGCGTTCGCCGCCGGCGACTTCGTATCGGGACTCCTCGGCTGGCAGGAGTATTGCGCCAGCGATGGCGTCAACGAGGTTCCGGTCTCCCGGTTCAAGCGGGTGCACCCGCTGCCGAGATACCTGGGCGTGTTCGGAAACAGCGGGATGTCCGCCTACTTCGGCATGCTCGACGTCGCGAAGCCGCGCGAGGGCGAAACGGTGCTCGTATCCGGCGCGGCCGGGGCAACCGGCTCGATCGCCGCACAGATCGCGAGATTCCAAGGCTGCCGCGTCATCGGGATCGCGGGCGGGCCGGAGAAGCGCCGCTGGCTCACGGAAGCGCTCGGGCTCGACGCCGCCATCGACTACAAGTCCGAGGATCTCGACGCGCGTCTGAAGGAGCTGTGCCCCGACGGCGTCAACGTCTACTTCGACAACGTCGGCGGCCGGACGCTCGAGATCGTGCTCGACCACATGGCCACCTGGGGACGCATCGCCCTGTGCGGCACGATCTCCGCCTATGACCACGGCGAGGCGCCGGCGGGTCCCGCCAACCTCGCCCGCCTGGCCACGCGCCGCGTTCGGATGGAGGGTTTCCTGGCCCCCGACTACAGCCCGCGCTACAAGGAGGCGCGGCGCCAGCTCTCCGCCTGGCTCGCCACCGGCGCCCTCAAGGCATGCGAAGACATCCACGAGGGTTTCGAGAACATCCCGCGGGCCTTCCTCGGTGTTTTTCGCGGCGCCAACATAGGCAAGGCGATGGTCAAGCTGGCCGATCCGGTGTGA
- a CDS encoding ATP-binding protein, with translation MLFRRVVDDLRSWRQRDDRKPLVLRGARQVGKTTAVDLFGAEFRQYVSLNLDHPGDREIFDRELPLARTLEAIFFLKNADPAEASTLLFLDEIQNSPHAVQLLRYFAEERADLPVVAAGSLLEATLDRYRASFPVGRVEFLYVYPLTFAEYAAAAPDRLHDAMAAAPCPDYAVAPLRRLFRDYVLVGGMPEIAASYLRHRDLGRLTRLYEGLLVSYADDAAKYARGATQLGHLRHVIESAPLQAGERISFQGFGGSNYRSREMADALRTLERAMLLFLVYPTTAVQPPALPDLRKSPRLLYVDTGLVNYRAGLQTGFLSANDLGALYRGRLAEHIVGQEMIAADLRTNAKPCFWVRQKPGSTAEVDYLHRYRDRLVPVEVKSGKSGTLRSLHQFMQRADHDIAVRLWDGDIDLHVAKTPEGRRFRLLNLPFFLAHQLDAYLDWADREGY, from the coding sequence GTGCTCTTCAGGCGGGTAGTCGATGACCTTCGGTCCTGGCGGCAAAGGGACGACCGCAAGCCCCTCGTGCTCCGCGGCGCCCGTCAGGTCGGCAAGACGACGGCGGTCGACCTGTTCGGCGCGGAGTTTCGCCAATACGTCTCGCTGAATCTGGACCATCCCGGAGACCGCGAGATCTTCGACCGCGAGCTGCCCCTCGCGCGAACGCTGGAGGCGATCTTCTTTCTGAAGAACGCCGACCCGGCCGAGGCGTCGACGCTCCTGTTCCTCGACGAGATCCAGAATTCCCCGCACGCCGTGCAGTTGCTGCGCTACTTCGCAGAGGAACGCGCGGACCTGCCCGTGGTTGCCGCCGGGTCGCTGCTCGAGGCGACCCTGGACCGGTACCGGGCCAGCTTCCCGGTGGGCCGCGTCGAGTTCCTGTACGTCTATCCGCTGACCTTCGCAGAGTACGCCGCGGCCGCGCCCGACAGGTTGCACGACGCGATGGCCGCCGCCCCTTGCCCGGACTACGCCGTCGCACCCTTGCGGCGCCTGTTTCGAGACTACGTCCTGGTCGGCGGCATGCCCGAGATCGCGGCCTCGTATCTCCGCCATCGTGACCTCGGCCGCCTGACGCGGCTGTACGAAGGTCTGCTCGTGTCCTACGCGGACGACGCTGCGAAGTACGCTCGCGGCGCGACGCAGCTCGGACATCTCCGGCACGTCATCGAGAGCGCTCCGTTGCAGGCGGGCGAACGGATTTCGTTTCAGGGGTTCGGCGGCTCCAACTACCGTTCTCGCGAAATGGCCGACGCGCTCAGGACCCTCGAGCGCGCCATGCTCCTGTTTCTGGTCTACCCCACCACCGCCGTCCAGCCGCCGGCGCTGCCCGATCTGCGCAAGTCACCGCGCCTGCTCTATGTCGACACCGGCCTGGTGAACTACCGCGCCGGCCTGCAGACCGGATTCCTCTCGGCGAACGATCTCGGCGCGCTGTATCGTGGCCGCTTGGCAGAGCACATCGTCGGCCAGGAAATGATCGCCGCCGACCTCCGGACCAACGCCAAGCCATGCTTCTGGGTGCGGCAGAAGCCCGGGTCCACTGCGGAAGTCGACTACCTGCATCGGTACCGAGACCGACTGGTGCCCGTCGAGGTGAAGTCCGGCAAGAGCGGCACCCTGCGGTCGCTCCACCAGTTCATGCAGCGCGCGGACCACGACATCGCCGTTCGGCTCTGGGACGGCGACATCGACCTGCACGTGGCGAAGACGCCCGAGGGACGCCGCTTCCGCCTGCTCAACCTGCCCTTCTTCCTGGCCCACCAACTGGACGCCTATCTCGATTGGGCAGACCGAGAGGGCTACTGA
- a CDS encoding TIM barrel protein, translating to MLLGAAEARVHCGSRLPASVPRPTGARRGEVRQERHPAVAPPVHAARGPRHRRSALGRRHRPARGEDARGTPLPPAQPALLPGPPTGRLSRLGRPRGLLTWSPETPRRLGVSARFVLITTLRRSRSATQGRRMGRFGQRRLPMAQLTRREWHRLTLGGVAAGAAGILPGTARRAVSAQSESRFAGVLIGLQSYSFRDLSLDAGIAAMQQVGITSCELWEGHVEPAELRRPENRERLRRWRTTIPLDYFEEIRWQFEDAGIEINAYNLSFKDHFSDAEIDRGFEMAQMLGAPAITASAHMNSVPRIARYADRYGMPVAMHNHSRVDPNAFSSPADFARAIEMGGRAPIAVNLDIGHMVAANHDPIAYLKANYQRIVTLHLKDRERNDGPDTPWGEGDTPIRETLLLLRDEGWNIPANIEYEYPGDDTVTEIGRCLEYCKDVLGA from the coding sequence ATGCTTCTGGGTGCGGCAGAAGCCCGGGTCCACTGCGGAAGTCGACTACCTGCATCGGTACCGAGACCGACTGGTGCCCGTCGAGGTGAAGTCCGGCAAGAGCGGCACCCTGCGGTCGCTCCACCAGTTCATGCAGCGCGCGGACCACGACATCGCCGTTCGGCTCTGGGACGGCGACATCGACCTGCACGTGGCGAAGACGCCCGAGGGACGCCGCTTCCGCCTGCTCAACCTGCCCTTCTTCCTGGCCCACCAACTGGACGCCTATCTCGATTGGGCAGACCGAGAGGGCTACTGACATGGAGCCCCGAAACCCCTCGCAGGCTCGGAGTCTCGGCCCGTTTCGTCCTCATCACGACCTTGCGTCGCAGCCGTTCCGCGACGCAAGGTCGTAGAATGGGCAGGTTCGGGCAGCGGAGGTTACCGATGGCGCAGCTCACACGACGCGAATGGCACCGGCTGACGCTCGGCGGCGTCGCGGCGGGCGCGGCCGGCATCCTGCCGGGAACCGCTCGTCGGGCCGTGTCCGCGCAGTCCGAATCGCGGTTCGCGGGCGTCCTCATCGGCCTGCAGAGCTACAGCTTCCGCGACCTGAGCCTCGACGCGGGCATCGCCGCGATGCAGCAGGTCGGGATCACGAGTTGCGAGCTGTGGGAAGGGCACGTCGAGCCGGCCGAGTTGCGCCGCCCCGAGAACCGGGAGCGGCTGCGGCGCTGGCGAACGACCATTCCCCTCGATTACTTCGAGGAGATCCGCTGGCAGTTCGAGGACGCCGGCATCGAGATCAACGCCTACAACCTCAGCTTCAAGGACCACTTCTCGGACGCGGAGATCGACCGCGGCTTCGAGATGGCGCAGATGCTGGGGGCGCCGGCCATCACGGCCTCGGCGCACATGAACAGCGTGCCTCGAATCGCCCGCTACGCCGACCGCTACGGCATGCCGGTGGCGATGCACAACCACTCGCGCGTCGACCCGAACGCGTTCTCCAGCCCGGCGGACTTCGCGCGGGCGATCGAGATGGGCGGGCGCGCGCCGATCGCGGTCAACCTCGACATCGGCCACATGGTGGCGGCCAACCACGATCCGATCGCCTACCTGAAGGCGAACTACCAGCGGATAGTCACCCTCCACCTGAAGGACCGCGAGCGGAACGACGGCCCCGACACGCCATGGGGCGAGGGCGACACCCCGATCCGCGAGACGCTGCTGCTGCTGCGCGACGAGGGCTGGAACATCCCGGCGAACATCGAGTACGAGTACCCGGGCGACGACACGGTCACCGAGATCGGCCGCTGTCTGGAATACTGCAAGGACGTGCTCGGCGCATGA
- a CDS encoding DUF1080 domain-containing protein: MTDLIRTTHATLAVLLLAAIAAPAVAQTLPRVLYVTQSAGFAHPVVPLSEQVLPAIGREHDAFEVDITRDASILTAEVLARYDAVVFYTTGELPLDADQKEAFLDFIRGGGGFIGVHSATDTFYEWPAYGELIGGYFDNHPWRQEVEIRVEDLDHPATRHLGASFRISDEIYQFKDWERARVDVLLSLDTDSVDAQKEGVRRTDGDFALAWSRDYGDGRMFYTALGHEDAVWQDERFQRLVVNGIVWAMGDAGNRSADDWRVLFDGTTTAAWRGYKRDALPDGWQVVDGALARVDRGGDIITVEQFENFELRFEWQVEAGGNSGVFFGVTEEVDGPVWHSGPEFQILHNAGHRDGQAPITSAGSNYAVHPPAADVTRPVGEWNTSRLIVDDGRVEHWMNGMHLLTYQMGDADWQARVEASKFAPLPRYGRVPRGHIAIQDHGDPVRFRNILIREIN; the protein is encoded by the coding sequence ATGACAGACTTGATCCGCACCACACACGCGACCCTGGCCGTGCTGCTGCTCGCGGCGATTGCCGCGCCGGCAGTCGCCCAGACGCTGCCGCGGGTGCTGTACGTCACCCAGTCGGCGGGCTTCGCGCACCCGGTGGTGCCGCTCTCCGAGCAGGTGCTCCCGGCCATCGGCCGCGAGCACGACGCATTCGAGGTCGACATCACGCGCGACGCTTCCATCCTGACCGCGGAGGTGCTGGCCCGCTACGACGCGGTCGTCTTCTACACCACCGGCGAGCTGCCGCTCGACGCCGACCAGAAGGAGGCGTTCCTCGACTTCATCCGCGGCGGCGGCGGCTTCATCGGCGTGCACAGCGCGACGGACACCTTCTACGAGTGGCCGGCGTACGGCGAGCTCATCGGCGGCTACTTCGACAACCACCCGTGGCGGCAGGAGGTGGAGATCCGGGTCGAGGACCTCGACCACCCCGCGACGCGCCACCTGGGCGCCAGCTTCCGCATCAGCGACGAGATCTACCAGTTCAAGGACTGGGAGCGCGCGCGGGTCGACGTGCTGCTGAGCCTCGACACCGACTCGGTCGACGCGCAGAAGGAAGGCGTCAGGCGCACGGACGGCGACTTCGCGCTGGCCTGGAGCCGCGACTACGGCGACGGCCGGATGTTCTACACCGCGCTCGGCCACGAGGACGCGGTGTGGCAGGACGAGCGGTTCCAGCGTCTCGTCGTCAACGGTATCGTCTGGGCGATGGGCGATGCCGGCAACCGGTCCGCGGACGACTGGCGCGTTCTGTTCGACGGCACGACGACGGCGGCCTGGCGCGGCTACAAGCGCGACGCGCTGCCGGACGGCTGGCAGGTGGTCGACGGCGCGCTGGCGCGGGTCGACCGCGGGGGGGACATCATCACCGTCGAGCAGTTCGAGAACTTCGAGCTCCGCTTCGAGTGGCAGGTCGAGGCGGGCGGCAACAGCGGCGTGTTCTTCGGCGTCACCGAGGAAGTCGACGGCCCGGTCTGGCACAGCGGCCCCGAGTTCCAGATCCTGCACAACGCCGGGCACCGCGACGGCCAGGCGCCGATCACCTCGGCCGGCAGCAACTACGCGGTTCATCCGCCGGCGGCGGACGTCACGCGACCGGTGGGCGAATGGAACACGTCACGGCTGATCGTCGACGACGGCCGCGTCGAGCACTGGATGAACGGCATGCACCTGCTCACCTACCAGATGGGCGACGCCGACTGGCAGGCGCGGGTGGAGGCGAGCAAGTTCGCCCCGCTGCCGCGCTACGGACGCGTGCCGCGCGGGCACATCGCGATACAGGACCACGGCGATCCCGTCCGGTTCCGCAATATCCTGATTCGGGAGATCAACTGA
- a CDS encoding nucleoside permease, which produces MSPTVRLKLSAMMFLQYFVWGAWSVPLGTYLGGPLAFQGEQIGLVFGTTAIAAMVSPFFIGMVADRFFATERLLAALHVVGGIILFMVSLQASFGAFYAVLLVYALCYMPTLALTNSISFRQMSNPGQQFPAVRVLGTIGWIVAGLAVGFLQLEDTERPLQIAAAASVVLGVFCLALPHTPPAKTATRVTARDVLGLDALRLLRERSFAVFVIGSFLVCIPLQFYYAFANPFLNEIGVDNAAGKMTLGQMSEIGFMVLMPWFLVRLGVKRLLLVGMLAWAARYVLFAYGDPGPAVWMLYAGILLHGICYDFFFVTGQIYVDTKAPKDLRAAAQGFIAFVTLGVGGFIGSWLSGRVVDAYVVAGDGVPHQWESIWLIPAAWAAVVLVLFAVFFTHRDDPDPAAEARAAA; this is translated from the coding sequence ATGTCGCCAACTGTTCGCCTCAAGCTCTCGGCGATGATGTTCCTCCAGTACTTCGTCTGGGGGGCATGGTCCGTGCCGCTCGGTACCTATCTGGGCGGCCCGCTGGCGTTTCAGGGCGAGCAGATCGGCCTCGTCTTCGGGACGACGGCCATCGCCGCGATGGTCTCCCCGTTCTTCATCGGGATGGTGGCGGACCGCTTCTTCGCCACTGAGCGGCTCCTCGCCGCGCTCCACGTCGTGGGCGGGATCATCCTGTTCATGGTGTCGCTGCAGGCGTCGTTCGGAGCGTTCTACGCGGTCCTGCTGGTGTACGCCCTCTGCTACATGCCGACGCTGGCGCTCACCAACTCCATCTCGTTCCGGCAGATGTCGAATCCCGGCCAGCAGTTCCCCGCCGTGCGCGTGCTCGGCACCATCGGCTGGATCGTGGCCGGCCTCGCGGTCGGCTTCCTGCAGCTCGAAGATACCGAACGCCCGCTGCAGATCGCCGCCGCCGCGTCGGTCGTGCTGGGCGTCTTCTGTCTCGCGCTGCCCCACACGCCGCCGGCGAAGACCGCCACGCGGGTGACGGCGCGCGACGTGTTGGGCCTCGACGCCCTGCGGCTGCTGCGCGAGCGCTCGTTCGCCGTCTTCGTGATCGGCTCGTTCCTCGTCTGCATCCCGCTGCAGTTCTACTACGCGTTCGCCAACCCGTTCCTCAACGAGATCGGCGTCGACAACGCGGCCGGCAAGATGACCCTCGGCCAGATGTCCGAGATCGGCTTCATGGTGCTGATGCCCTGGTTCCTCGTCCGCCTGGGCGTCAAGCGCCTGCTGCTGGTCGGCATGCTCGCGTGGGCGGCGCGATACGTCCTGTTCGCCTACGGAGACCCCGGACCGGCCGTCTGGATGCTCTACGCCGGCATCCTGCTCCACGGTATCTGCTACGACTTCTTCTTCGTCACCGGCCAGATCTACGTCGACACCAAGGCGCCGAAGGACCTGCGCGCGGCCGCACAGGGGTTCATCGCCTTCGTCACCCTCGGCGTCGGCGGCTTCATCGGGAGCTGGCTCTCGGGACGTGTCGTCGATGCCTACGTCGTGGCGGGCGACGGCGTCCCCCACCAGTGGGAGTCGATCTGGCTGATCCCCGCGGCCTGGGCCGCAGTCGTGCTGGTGCTGTTCGCGGTCTTCTTCACGCACCGGGACGATCCGGACCCGGCGGCGGAAGCGAGAGCGGCGGCCTGA
- a CDS encoding DUF4258 domain-containing protein — protein MRYYSDPATGEPHIYGHGVSETEVEDVLGAPGEDRPGRAGSRIATGQTQDGRYLRVIYAPSRDADGLFVITAYELHGKPLRAFVRRMKRKRR, from the coding sequence GTGCGGTACTATTCGGACCCCGCTACGGGCGAGCCGCACATCTATGGGCACGGTGTTTCCGAGACGGAGGTCGAGGACGTGCTTGGAGCACCGGGTGAGGACCGGCCGGGTCGGGCTGGCTCGCGGATTGCCACGGGTCAGACCCAGGACGGAAGATATCTGCGCGTGATCTATGCGCCGTCGCGAGATGCCGATGGCCTGTTCGTCATCACGGCGTACGAATTGCACGGAAAGCCCCTACGAGCTTTCGTGCGTCGAATGAAGAGGAAACGGCGATGA
- a CDS encoding DUF1552 domain-containing protein, with the protein MIITRKSLPRRMFLRGLGAAVALPLLDAMAPALTATARTAARPVRRLGFFYEPNGMFLSNFHPAGDGGRDFAMTPILQPLEPFRDQLTVVSGLSNRGVVSPNEGGGVHSRAHAGWLNGVLPYKTEGADLKAGKTIDQYAADVLGAETSLSSLELTTDSNYLVGNCENGYACAYLNSTSWKDESTPLPHERDPRVVFQRMFGDGGSVAARLADMRKDRSILDATTESLRRLERRLGAGDRTRVGEYLDTVRDVERRIQRAEENNASTPLPELEQPAGVPDGYAEHLSLLYDLLALAFQADVTRVSCTQVAREQSGRTYPEIGVPEAHHTVSHHQTDPHNVAQYTKITVFQMSLFAKLVEKLRATPDGDGTLLDHCILVYGCGMGDGDHHTPFDLPTALVGGGAGRLAGNRHLKYPLHTPFMNLGLSLLEKVDVEVDRIADSTGRLAGV; encoded by the coding sequence ATGATCATCACCCGCAAGTCGTTGCCCCGCCGGATGTTCCTCCGCGGATTGGGCGCTGCCGTGGCGTTGCCGCTGCTCGACGCGATGGCCCCGGCGCTGACCGCCACCGCCCGGACGGCGGCGCGGCCGGTGCGGCGGCTCGGCTTCTTCTACGAGCCGAACGGCATGTTCCTGTCGAACTTCCACCCGGCGGGTGACGGCGGCCGCGACTTCGCGATGACGCCGATCCTGCAGCCGCTCGAACCGTTCCGCGACCAGTTGACGGTGGTCAGCGGCCTCAGCAACCGCGGCGTGGTCAGCCCGAACGAAGGGGGCGGGGTCCACAGCCGCGCCCACGCCGGCTGGCTCAACGGCGTCCTGCCCTACAAGACCGAAGGCGCCGACCTGAAGGCGGGCAAGACCATCGACCAGTACGCGGCCGACGTGCTCGGCGCCGAGACCTCGCTGTCGTCGCTGGAGCTGACCACCGATTCGAACTACCTGGTCGGCAACTGCGAGAACGGCTACGCGTGCGCCTACCTGAACTCGACGTCGTGGAAGGACGAGTCGACGCCGCTGCCGCACGAGCGGGACCCCCGCGTCGTCTTCCAGCGGATGTTCGGCGACGGCGGCAGCGTGGCGGCGCGGCTGGCCGACATGCGCAAGGACCGCAGCATCCTCGACGCGACCACCGAGAGCCTGCGGCGGCTCGAGCGGCGGCTCGGCGCAGGTGACCGGACGCGCGTCGGGGAGTACCTGGATACGGTCCGTGACGTCGAGCGGCGCATCCAGCGGGCGGAGGAGAACAACGCCTCCACCCCGCTGCCCGAGCTGGAGCAGCCGGCCGGCGTGCCCGACGGCTACGCCGAGCACCTCTCCCTGCTCTACGACCTGCTGGCGCTGGCCTTTCAGGCCGACGTCACCCGCGTGAGCTGCACGCAGGTGGCGCGCGAGCAGAGCGGCCGGACCTATCCCGAGATCGGGGTGCCGGAGGCGCACCACACGGTGTCGCACCACCAGACCGATCCGCACAACGTCGCGCAGTACACGAAGATCACCGTCTTCCAGATGTCGCTCTTCGCCAAGCTCGTCGAGAAGCTGCGCGCGACCCCCGACGGCGACGGCACGCTGCTCGACCACTGCATCCTGGTCTACGGCTGCGGCATGGGCGACGGCGACCACCACACCCCGTTCGACCTGCCGACGGCGCTCGTCGGCGGCGGCGCCGGAAGGCTGGCCGGCAACCGCCACCTGAAGTACCCGCTGCACACCCCGTTCATGAACCTGGGGCTCAGCCTGCTCGAGAAGGTCGACGTCGAGGTGGACCGAATCGCCGACAGCACGGGGAGGCTCGCCGGGGTGTAG